The following proteins are encoded in a genomic region of Victivallis lenta:
- a CDS encoding type II secretion system protein, which produces MRKPFTLIELLVVIAIIAILASMLLPALQQARARAQSTKCQNNLGQLLKAQQFYALDNRDLMVFTAQQNGWTAYWMWMLRNQTKLLPNNTSFLCPSNPNSKTYNDWNNYGMWRPGGTGGIGYGDQSWKNRRDELGNFIVIQTNPEFIGYRVSGMKLPSGMIIYADSAESPSGKQIAYWSSQEYLDGSKGIHTLHANRANCSFADGHIASLTAEQLHDTALKVKVTYTQNLAPKTVN; this is translated from the coding sequence ATGCGCAAGCCGTTCACCTTAATAGAATTACTAGTCGTTATCGCAATCATTGCAATCCTCGCATCCATGCTGTTGCCGGCGCTTCAGCAGGCACGCGCCAGAGCGCAAAGTACCAAATGCCAGAACAACCTCGGTCAGTTGCTGAAGGCGCAGCAGTTCTACGCCCTGGACAACCGGGATCTCATGGTGTTCACCGCTCAACAGAACGGCTGGACAGCATACTGGATGTGGATGCTGCGAAATCAGACAAAACTGCTGCCGAACAACACGAGCTTTCTGTGCCCGTCCAATCCGAATTCCAAAACCTACAATGACTGGAACAACTACGGTATGTGGCGTCCGGGCGGAACAGGAGGCATAGGTTACGGTGACCAGTCCTGGAAAAACCGGAGGGACGAGCTCGGGAATTTCATCGTGATCCAAACCAACCCGGAGTTCATCGGTTACCGGGTGAGCGGCATGAAGCTGCCGAGCGGCATGATCATTTACGCAGATTCAGCGGAATCGCCCTCCGGCAAACAGATCGCCTACTGGTCCTCGCAAGAGTACCTCGACGGCAGCAAGGGAATCCACACGCTGCACGCAAATCGGGCGAACTGCTCCTTCGCGGACGGCCACATCGCCTCGTTGACTGCGGAGCAACTACACGATACCGCGCTCAAAGTCAAAGTCACCTACACACAGAACCTTGCCCCGAAAACCGTGAACTGA